CTAAAATCACACTCATTTGCGGTTGTGGAAAATGGTGCCTGAAAGAGACAGCAGACAGCAGGGGCTGTGAATGTTTAGCATAACACCATGCTTAGTAGGCGATccgcaaaagaaaatgagcGTTTCAGATTAACGAAATCAGTAACATTTACATGTAGAGgagtttttttatattgaaaATCTTATTTTATTCAAGTTCATTCCTTCGGCGGTAATGTTGAGCTTATATTTTCACATGTCTTCCTCTTGGACTTCCTATTTACAAACCgcttttatttttgatgtGGTGAAAATACGAATTTTCCCAATGTGCGGTTACCCCGTTGGGGATGAGTTCTTTTATACATTTTCAGTTCACTGGGAAGTATCATCGAACAGTGCAATGGCGGAATAATACCGCCTGAAGCCGGTTTAGGGTATTCTTCCATTTCCcgtacaaaaaataaacaaactatGACAGAAAGGATACTATTTGAAGTCgaacgaaaatcaaagaaGATTTTACATGAAGTGacatttttgaaaggttttccCTCGACAAAACTGATAAATATGATGAACTCAAACCGCACTTTTCTCTCTAGCTACATACCGCTGAAGGGAAACAACTAATATTACTTGTCGGTAAACGCTAACTTCCATCAGCAAACATGTGTTGCGCGCCTAAGACAAAATTGACTCGCCACTTCCGGCACACTGAGAGCAGCAGCGTTCAGCATTCCATCGCCAGCGAGTTGGAGTTTTCGTTAAACTCGGGCATTTCTGTGGGCGGCAGTGCGATGCTGTTTTCGTCGTGTTCTGGCGGATGATGGTGCAGAGGATGATGCTGCGACGAGCCACTGTCCGAGCCGGCGTCCATTTGCTCCTCGTCGTTGTGACACCCGTTCGCGGCCAGATCGTCGGTCGCTGGCTCGCCATCCAGTCCGTTCGAGGGACCGGCCACTCCATTCGCCGGTGCATCGTCCCAGTTGATCTTGAAGCGCGTGACGCGTGGCTTTGTGGCCAGAATGTTGCGCGTCATTTTGTGAAACAGTGGCTTCGGCGGAGGGTTTTCTCGCATTTCCGGATCCGAGTACTCGTTGTTGATGAAGTAGCCGACGCGCACGAACTCCTGACCACGGTACGAGCAGGTCAGAAGCACCACCGTCACACCGACGGCGTCCTGCTCCGGGATGCGGCTAACGTTGGGCGGATCGgccgaaaacagaaactgATGCCGCCCTTCCGGGATCGGTCCCACATAGATCGTGTCCAGAACCTGATCGAACGCTTCCGATTCGGCTGAACCGACGTAGATCATTTTCCACTCGAGATCCTCCTTCAGTTCTTCGATACACTCGAACGTCAGCTCAAACTGGAACGGGTTGAGGAAACTGCTCGGATtgtccagcaccaccacgttGGTAATGTGTACTTTTGCCATCGTGCAACGATGCTACTGACGCTACCGGGGGATCAAGTTCGCGCCGCAAAACTATGGCAGGGCTCCTAGAAAGCTCCCCCGCAACGGAACATACACCGAGGGGTGGCCGCTTGCGAAAGATCGCCGGGTACAATCCGGATTTCAGCACGCAAACTAACCTCACTGATCGCAGCAAACTTCAGGCAGTAGCAGATGGTGAATTCTTTGTTGCGGATGCAGGGACAAGCACGGAGAAATACCCAGAATTAGCGCCACTGGCCAAAAGCAACCCAGCCGCACGCCAAGGAACACAGAACGTCAACTTTGCAGTTGACAAttggggaaagaaaacaaaatcacacgCTGCGTTTTTCCCGCTTTGTTGCAAAATGACACGGAAATGCTGTCACTTAGATCACTTTCAACTCACAGCCTGACGCGATTTCCCGCTTAAAGCGGTTtattccattgtttcgcgcaTCGAAGCTCATTTTCGTTGAATTACGCATCACGTAATATTCTTATCACTTTCAAAATATAGCAGAAAAAGGGGCAGGTTTTAGCAATAaaattttcagttttatttaaccatttgtgtttcgttttgtttttggtttgcttcttTCACAAGTCATTCTCACCAGATACGATATCAGAACGTAGCACAATTTGTTCTCCATAATCCGGTGATCTAAGAACCTAACCGATGGAACGTGGCCGTTTCTGTAGTCCATAATAATTTCTAATGTTTCGTGCAAAACATGGTCTATAATAATATTAGGTGCCTAGTACCTTCGCCATTTCCTCATGTTGGATCCCGTCCGACCGTTGGATATTTCTTGACCGATTCCTCATCTGGGCTTTATCTTCATAATAACGCAGTGATAATAAAAACGTTACGTTtgtgagaaaataaaacaaaagcctTAGGCTAGTTGAACAACATTtgtccgttttgtttttcattcggTTATTCGCGTTATTCTAACTGTCTGAGTGGAGTTAACAActgaaaatttcattttcttcttgttcGAAGTTAGAAAGCGATTTGATGGTTGGAGATTCAGTAAACATTAGGACGAACAATAATCGGAGAGATAATGTACGAAAACATACTTACGCTATACTGCAATAGCCGTAACAAGTTTTTCACTGTGTTTCATGTATTATGGAGTAATTTTGTGTTCACCTCACGTGGCCAAATAAATTGTGAACTTCTGTTTCTATTTTGATTGATATTTCCCATATCCATTTGATCGAGGTGCTCGCTTATAGTTGGATTTTGTTTATTGTGTTTCTCGCCGTGTACATTTCTCAATGTTTGAACCAGGGTTTatattttgttgctttttatgtCCAAATCACCAATATACTGTTCCTAAGTCGGTACCCTTATGAAGgttgaaaatttcgcttcTAATTTCAGGTTTTCAAGGAATGTGTTTGAGGCGGAATTCCGTTCCGCTGTGCATCAAATAAACTGTAGCAAGTGTTTTCCATGCGGAAATAGCCCGAACAGTGGGTCTACTATATTTACCTTTCGAGcggtttgaatgttttaaaatcTATTCTCTTATTCCAGACGACGAATGATTTGATATAGTTCtttcgattgatttaaaatgctGCTTTATTTATTCCTTTCACTGCCTTTCACTTTGGTAATTAGCTTTATTTGGTTTTCATTATTCCACTCAGACCGTTtgtcttttgtttcttctttgttCATGTTTAGGAGTTTGAAAATTAGGACGTTACTAAACCGCGCTCTTTGGTTGTAATTTTTTCacttgtttatgttttatttcaaaatttctAACAATGAAACGAAGCCGATATAGATAGATCTATTCGTTGggtgtattatttttaaaatacagGCTATAGGTCAAGTTAATTTGGTGAATAAATACAGCCTGGCCATCCTTTTGCATCTGAATTACTTGACCATTATGAATGATGAGCCCAtcagaaaataattttaacccAAACGATAACCATGTTACAAGGCTTCTCTCGAAATCATAGTCTAACTGACGATTCGCTTTGGAAGCTACATTTAAGTAATATGAAAATTATAGGaacaaatgaagaaattcAAAATGTCTTCATCGTAACGGGAAACTAACGCGAACATTGTAACACTTAGCTGTCCGTGGCCAAATGAAAAACTGTAACTAGTACAAAATGGTGGTTAGCTACTGAAAATTGACTAGACACGACTAGAAATAGTTTCACTATACAATAAATCACTTCACTTTTAATGTTTCACGAACGAACCCTGTTTGCTAATGAGTGCAATAGCGCTATGAACGAAAATGGGCCATCCCAGGTATGTCGaccggaaaaacaaactcgcATAAGACAATCGGTTCCTACGGTGCTATCGAGCCCTCTGAACGCTAAGGACCTTAACTACTACAGCAATAGCCTCCTGCGTTTGCAAcaaacttgtttgtttttggcttAGAAAAGCGACAAAAGGCGCAGTTTGTAATGCACGACAAACGGCTCAAAACTGGACTGGTTTGGACTATGGCCGGCCACCGTTCTCGGCGAGTTATATCAGAGTGTGCGGTTGGTTTGCTTGTTGGTTGTGTCAATGTGCCCAAATCGAATGGTGGTTGCCTAACAATTAGTAAGCTTTGTGGACGAGCTTGGCTGGTAGTACTTCCGTAGCGTATTATGTTTGAATGAGTCTCGCGTTCATAAATGTAACTCTAGTTGTAACCGTAaggaattattattttacacaTTCTTAAACGTTAAATCTATTCATATAtataatatttatatatatactTCTATGGTAGGTATAAGGGTATAATTTAACATAACGTTTtcatgttgtttgtttctgaTCTTCCGACTTGGTTTCGCTACATCTTCGCTCGCGATGTGTGCTCAATTCTATACTTGTTTTGCTCTATTTCTTTGATTTGTGTTGAAAGTGATCTTAGTTTATGATTTTCAAACGTGACTGCCTTCCTACTGGTTCGTGTAcgctcgctcgccggccaGAACCCCCGATTGTAGAGCTTGTGCTTCAGTTGTGTCATTTACTTCATGTTACTGTTGGTTTGTGAGTGTatcgttttcatttgttttgtttcggtaATTGTATATGTATATCTGTATATATActatatatgtatatataatGTAATGTCTTCAtatagaaaatatttaaaaagcacatttcaattttcattcataGTTCAATGTTAACGTAGtatttttaatatattttcttACCTGTTTAAACTACACGCGTTCTAGGCTTATCTGTCTGCCACTCGCACCTAACGCGCGCCACTCCCTATCGTGTGTTCAA
The nucleotide sequence above comes from Anopheles bellator chromosome 1, idAnoBellAS_SP24_06.2, whole genome shotgun sequence. Encoded proteins:
- the LOC131206349 gene encoding histone chaperone asf1, with translation MAKVHITNVVVLDNPSSFLNPFQFELTFECIEELKEDLEWKMIYVGSAESEAFDQVLDTIYVGPIPEGRHQFLFSADPPNVSRIPEQDAVGVTVVLLTCSYRGQEFVRVGYFINNEYSDPEMRENPPPKPLFHKMTRNILATKPRVTRFKINWDDAPANGVAGPSNGLDGEPATDDLAANGCHNDEEQMDAGSDSGSSQHHPLHHHPPEHDENSIALPPTEMPEFNENSNSLAMEC